AGAAGTACTCGGCCGAGGACCGCGCGGCGCTCAACGCCCCCACGGCCTTCTGGGGTGCGATGGCGGCGCAGAAGAAGGCGGCGGAGGGCAAGGTGCGCGAGGCCCTGGCCGCCGCGGCCGACCACCTGCCCACCTCGGCGCCGGCTCCCCAGCCGATGCTCAAGCGGCAGTAGGGCAGGCAGGGCGGCCCGCACGTCACTCCCCCGGTCGCCCAGGCGCCGGGGTAGAGTGCGCGGGCCTGTGTCACCTTCTTTCGTGAAACCTGAAGCCGGCCTCCCGCGTACAGGACAGGCCTCGGCGCGCAGCGGCGCCGAGGAGTCCGACGAGGAGTTGATGGCCAGGTTCTGCCAGGGAGAGGCGGGAGCGTTCGACGCGCTGTTCCAGCGCTATTCGCGCCCGGTCCACGGCTACCTGACGCGGCTCACGGGAAGCCCCTCGGCGGCCGAGGACCTGGTGCAGCTCACCTTCCTGTCCCTGGTGCGCGCCCGTGGGCGCTTCCAGCCGGGCGCCCGGGTGAAGCCGTGGCTGTACGCCATCGCCACCAACGCCGCCCGCGACAACCAGCGCCGCAACAAGCGCCCGGAGGAGCTCACCGAGGAGGGAGAGCTGCCCGCCACCGTCGCCGCCGACTCGCCCGGCCCCCGGGACACGGGCCTGGAGCGCACGGTGCAGCGCGCCCTGGAGATGCTGCCCGAGGGCCAGCGCGTCCCCATCGTCCTCCACCGCTTCGAGGGCATGAGCTTCGCGGAGATCGCCGAGTCCATGGGCCTGACGGAGTCAGCGGTGAAGGTGCGCGCCCACCGGGGCTATGCGCGGCTGCGCGAGCTGCTCGCGGGCCTGCGAGAGGAAACGAGCTCATGAGCCCCGAGTGCGAACGCGTGATGGATGCCCTGGGAGGCCCGCTGCCGCCCGAGCTGGCCGCGCATGCCGCCTCGTGCCCGGACTGCCGCGCCCTCACCGCGGGCTTCGGCGCGCTCGAGGCCCTGCCGGTCGCCGCCCCGCCGGCGCCCGCGGTCTCGGCCCCGAAGCTCGAGGCGGCGCGCACCCAGGCCCTCCAGGAGTTGGCCGCCAAGCCCCTCCCCACGCCGTGGTGGCGCGAGCTGCTCGTGCTGCTGGCGGTGTATGCCGTGGTGATGGTGGGCGGCGTGTTCGGGCTGGGCCGCGTGGGGCTGGTGGCCAACATGGCCCCTCCGATGGTGGTGGCCGGCATCGCCTTGCTCCTGCTCGCGCTGGTGGGCGGCGGCGCGTTCATCGCCGTGTCTCCCTCGGGCCGGCGGACGCCCTGGCTGTTCATCGGCGCGGTCGCCGTGGCCGTGGCCATCGTCCAGATCGTCGGAGGCTCGGGTCAGCCAGGGCTGCGCGGCTTCCTCGCGGGTGTGATTGGGTGCATGAAGACGGAGGTGCTCTTGTCGGTGCCTCCCCTGCTCATCACCCTGGTGCTGCTGTGCCGCACCGCCTTCCAGCCCGTGCGCGCCGTGGCCGCCGGGCTGTCCGCGGCCGGAGTGAGCCTCTTCGTCCTGCACCTGCACTGCTCGGACGGCACCGCCTCGCACCTGGCGCTCGGCCATGTGCTGCCGTGGCTGGTGCTGGCCGGGGTGGCGCTGCTGCTTCGCGCGTGGCTGCCCACGCGCAGCTACGCCCCCTGAAAGGCCCGCGTGTAACCGGCGCGCGCGGAGCGGCGTACCACCGGGTATGCACGCCGTCCTCCTCGCCCTGCCCATGCTCCTCACCGCCGCCACGCCGCGCACCCCTGTCCTGGTGGAGCTGTTCACCTCCGAGGGCTGCTCGAGCTGTCCCTCCGCGGATGACTCCCTGGCGCGGCTGGCCCAGAAGCAGCCCGTGGAGGGCGCCGAGCTCATCGCGCTTGGGTTCCACGTGGACTACTGGGACTCCCTCGGGTGGAAGGACCCCTACGCCGCGCCCGAGTACGGCGCCCGCCAGCGCCGCTACGTGCTCGATGGGGACGAGAACCGCGTCTACACCCCGCAAATGGTGGTGGACGGCGAGCGCACCTTCGTCGGCAACGAGGAGGAGGCCCGCGCCCAGGCCGCCGCCGCCGCCAAGCGCCCCAAGGTTCCCCTGAACCTCACCGCGCGCGTGGAGGGCAGCGCGGTGGTGGTGCGCGTGCGAACGGAGACGGCCCCCGCCGAGGGCCTGGAGCTGTGGGCGGCGCTGGCCGAGGACGGGCTCTCCTCGGAGGTGAAGCGGGGGGAGAACGCCGGGCGGAAGCTGGTACACGCGGCGGTGGTGCGCACCCTGGCGAGCCTGCCCGCGCCCAAGGCGGCGGAGGGCAGCTTCGTCTCCGAGGCACGGCTGAAGCTCGCGCCGGGCTGGAAGCGGGAGAAGCTGCGCGCGGTGGTGGTGCTACAGGCGCCCGGCGGCGCGGTGCGCGGCGCGGCGGCGGTGGAGCTGGCGCAGCGCTGAAGGGGGCGGAGGCGCACCCGGGTCCTGCCCGGACACGCCCCGCCGTCCCTGAAAGCGGGTCAGACCTCCGAGAGCGCCTGCTGGGGGAAGGCGCGCGCGTCCACCTTCGGGTAGTACGCCTTCACCAGCCCGTCCGGGCCGACGATGACCCCCACCCGGCGCGCGTTGGGCGCCTTGGCGTCGTCACAAGCGCCGTAGGCCATCCCCACCGTGCGCTCGGTGTCGCACAGCAGGGGGAAGTTGAACCCGAACTTCTCGGCGAAGGCCTTGTTCTCCTCGGCCGTGTCGAAGCTGATGCCGAGGATCTCCGCGGACTTCTCCTGGTACTTCGGCTTGTGGTCGCGGAAGCCGCACCCCTCGGCCGTGCAGCCCGGGGTGTCCGCCTTCGGGTAGAACCAGAGAATCACGGTCTTGCCCCGGTACTCGGACAGCGTGTGCGTCCGACCGGTGTGGTCCTTCACCGTGAAGTTCGGGGCCATGTCTCCAGGCTTGAGCATGGGGCGCTTTCTAACTCAGGGACGGCCGATGCCGTAATAGGTGAAGCCTTCCTCCCGCATCTGTGTCGGGTCGAAGATATTGCGGCCATCGAAGATGACCGGGTTCTTCATCAGGCC
This portion of the Hyalangium ruber genome encodes:
- a CDS encoding RNA polymerase sigma factor translates to MKPEAGLPRTGQASARSGAEESDEELMARFCQGEAGAFDALFQRYSRPVHGYLTRLTGSPSAAEDLVQLTFLSLVRARGRFQPGARVKPWLYAIATNAARDNQRRNKRPEELTEEGELPATVAADSPGPRDTGLERTVQRALEMLPEGQRVPIVLHRFEGMSFAEIAESMGLTESAVKVRAHRGYARLRELLAGLREETSS
- a CDS encoding NrsF family protein → MSPECERVMDALGGPLPPELAAHAASCPDCRALTAGFGALEALPVAAPPAPAVSAPKLEAARTQALQELAAKPLPTPWWRELLVLLAVYAVVMVGGVFGLGRVGLVANMAPPMVVAGIALLLLALVGGGAFIAVSPSGRRTPWLFIGAVAVAVAIVQIVGGSGQPGLRGFLAGVIGCMKTEVLLSVPPLLITLVLLCRTAFQPVRAVAAGLSAAGVSLFVLHLHCSDGTASHLALGHVLPWLVLAGVALLLRAWLPTRSYAP
- a CDS encoding DUF1223 domain-containing protein, translated to MHAVLLALPMLLTAATPRTPVLVELFTSEGCSSCPSADDSLARLAQKQPVEGAELIALGFHVDYWDSLGWKDPYAAPEYGARQRRYVLDGDENRVYTPQMVVDGERTFVGNEEEARAQAAAAAKRPKVPLNLTARVEGSAVVVRVRTETAPAEGLELWAALAEDGLSSEVKRGENAGRKLVHAAVVRTLASLPAPKAAEGSFVSEARLKLAPGWKREKLRAVVVLQAPGGAVRGAAAVELAQR
- a CDS encoding peroxiredoxin, whose amino-acid sequence is MLKPGDMAPNFTVKDHTGRTHTLSEYRGKTVILWFYPKADTPGCTAEGCGFRDHKPKYQEKSAEILGISFDTAEENKAFAEKFGFNFPLLCDTERTVGMAYGACDDAKAPNARRVGVIVGPDGLVKAYYPKVDARAFPQQALSEV